A region from the Acyrthosiphon pisum isolate AL4f chromosome A1, pea_aphid_22Mar2018_4r6ur, whole genome shotgun sequence genome encodes:
- the LOC100161735 gene encoding OCIA domain-containing protein 1 encodes MANPHSGIPQQQQKPSPDSVFYQFSPEETRVMNECNKESFFQRSLPLSLITGAVSYAAVNAGYLKRSVKWGPWPKVMFGGLIGYLIGKYSYQTICAEKLMQLPNSELGRVLRERRGKASGELFQGSVLSPTIVSSGTDTPTLMNDYKSDMDIDMHKPMNSLDTDYRPNYDGLPLRKDNEISMSNITPTSYDDLRNRNRQEYDRTQPNKMAYRPPPPSNTQPIWDNQPYLPSDQTRIPQPRESRNQYGDVV; translated from the exons ATGGCGAATCCACATTCCGGCATACCACAACAGCAACAGAAACCGTCTCCGGATTCAGTT TTCTATCAGTTCTCACCAGAAGAAACCAGAGTCATGAACGAATGCAACAAAGAAAGTTTTTTCCAGAGGAGCCTACCATTATCGCTCATCACAGGTGCTGTTTCGTATGCTGCGGTCAATGCCG gttATTTAAAGCGGAGTGTGAAATGGGGTCCATGGCCTAAAGTAATGTTTGGTGGTCTGATTGGTTATCTAATTGGTAAATATTCTTATCAAACAATATGTGCTGAGAAATTAATGCAGCTACCTAATAGTGAACTTGGACGAGTTCTCAGGGAACGCAGAGGAAAAGCAAGTGGTGAACTTTTTCAAGG aagtGTCCTTAGTCCAACTATTGTTTCATCTGGAACTGATACTCCAACACTTATGAATGATTACAAATCTGATATGGATATTGATATGCATAAGCCTATGAATTCTTTAGATACAGATTATAGACCCAATTATGATG gttTACCACTTAGAAAGGATAATGAAATTTCAATGTCAAATATTACACCTACTTCTTATGATGATCTTAGGAATCGTAATAGGCAAGAATATGATAGAACACAACCAAATAAAATGGCGTATag gcCACCGCCTCCATCAAATACTCAACCAATATGGGATAATCAACCTTATTTGCCATCTGATCAAACAAGGATACCTCAACCCAGGGAATCACGTAATCAGTATGGAGATGTTGTATAG
- the LOC100159684 gene encoding viral A-type inclusion protein, putative: protein MNGNLSQNNESSVSTPSNHTRPSVTTIDTLKQELYQTQLQLKTKIAYISELQNDVEQLQIVEDDNIKLKSEISTKESDLRQWTVKYSNLEFKLLDQQKDHLLQIDSLNEQLSVLKHLKDKPKEDLPVNLNESIITELKTELDEKKEKYEEMQNMINNQEIIIMELEHSKSRAIEELEELKIKVGFKTDQLNEWKQKYETLQEECEMLRLQLNSINNLNDHNKRGNSLFAEVDDKRQALTAELEMKREKYETLKKCLSKANHENNQMKMEMMRLEKQLLETERNDDLEKSTLIQSYKNRISDLEAKIRELDKRPETPQVLKIDNLSNDGMNVVLQIVSDVRKEKKALEEEMNRRSVRDMEARQQCFKGECEIRQLKKEMRRDKLQLKELEQQISVLKSKLSTSKENIDEDKRIATKGVRFHNNCKNEDGGPSMKLVKKIPQQAVLNTIVCPKFEEL, encoded by the exons ATGAACGGAAATTTGTCTCAAAATAATGAAAGCTCTGTAAGCACACCATCAAACCATACTCGTCCTAGTGTGACTACCATTGAC aCTTTGAAACAAGAATTATATCAAACACAACTgcaattgaaaacaaaaattgcaTATATTAGTGAACTTCAAAACGATGTAGAGCAATTACAAATAGTTGAAGATGATAACATTaagttgaaatcagaaatttcaACAAAAGAATCAGATTTAAGGCAATGGACTGTAAAA TATTCCAATTTAGAGTTCAAATTATTAGACCAACAAAAAGACCATTTATTACAAATTGATTCGTTGAATGAGCAACTATCAgtcttaaaacatttaaaagataaaCCAAAAGAAGATTTGCCAGTGAATTTAAATGAAAGTATTATAACAGAATTAAAAACTGAGTTAGATGAGAAAAAg gaaaAATATGAAGAGAtgcaaaatatgataaacaatcaagaaattattattatggagttAGAACATTCAAAAAGTAGAGCTATCGAAGAATTAgaagaactaaaaataaaagttggaTTTAAAACTGATCAATTAAATGAATGGAAGCAAAAATATGAA ACATTGCAAGAAGAATGTGAAATGCTTAGACTGCAACTCAAtagtataaataacttaaatgatCATAATAAAAGAGGAAATTCATTGTTTGCTGAAGTTGATGACAAAAGACAAGCATTGACAGCCGAGCTGGAAATGAAAAGGGAAAAATATGaaactttgaaaaaatgtttatcaaaagCAAACCATGAAAACAATCAAATGaag aTGGAAATGATGAGATTAGAAAAACAGTTGTTAGAAACCGAAAGAAATGATGATTTAGAAAAATCGACGTTGATCCAAAGTTATAAAAATCGTATAAGC gattTAGAAGCCAAAATAAGAGAATTAGATAAAAGACCAGAGACTCCACAAGTATTGAAGATAGACAATTTAAGCAATGATGGCATGAATGTTGTACTTCAAATTGTGTCTGATGTCCG aaaagagAAGAAAGCTTTGGAAGAAGAAATGAATAGAAGGTCAGTCAGGGATATGGAAGCTCGACAACAATGTTTTAAAGGAGAATGTGAAATTCGACAGCTTAAGAAAGAGATGAGAAGAGACAAATTGCAACTAAAAGAATTAGAACAACAAATTTCTGTATTGAAATCTAAAT TGTCAACATCCAAGGAAAACATTGATGAAGATAAACGTATAGCAACAAAAGGGGTACGTTTTCACAACAACTGTAAGAATGAAGACGGAGGCCCTTCAATGaaactagtaaaaaaaattccacaACAAGCTGTTTTGAACACAATTGTTTGTCCAAAATTTgaagaattataa
- the LOC100159684 gene encoding viral A-type inclusion protein, putative isoform X1, with the protein MSYIILIYAAVGTVYCMSCLAYKRLNRLDKMNGNLSQNNESSVSTPSNHTRPSVTTIDTLKQELYQTQLQLKTKIAYISELQNDVEQLQIVEDDNIKLKSEISTKESDLRQWTVKYSNLEFKLLDQQKDHLLQIDSLNEQLSVLKHLKDKPKEDLPVNLNESIITELKTELDEKKEKYEEMQNMINNQEIIIMELEHSKSRAIEELEELKIKVGFKTDQLNEWKQKYETLQEECEMLRLQLNSINNLNDHNKRGNSLFAEVDDKRQALTAELEMKREKYETLKKCLSKANHENNQMKMEMMRLEKQLLETERNDDLEKSTLIQSYKNRISDLEAKIRELDKRPETPQVLKIDNLSNDGMNVVLQIVSDVRKEKKALEEEMNRRSVRDMEARQQCFKGECEIRQLKKEMRRDKLQLKELEQQISVLKSKLSTSKENIDEDKRIATKGVRFHNNCKNEDGGPSMKLVKKIPQQAVLNTIVCPKFEEL; encoded by the exons AtgtcgtatattatacttatctatgctGCAGTAGGAACTGTATATTGTATGAGCTGCCTAGCCTACAAAC gtttGAATCGTCTAGACAAGATGAACGGAAATTTGTCTCAAAATAATGAAAGCTCTGTAAGCACACCATCAAACCATACTCGTCCTAGTGTGACTACCATTGAC aCTTTGAAACAAGAATTATATCAAACACAACTgcaattgaaaacaaaaattgcaTATATTAGTGAACTTCAAAACGATGTAGAGCAATTACAAATAGTTGAAGATGATAACATTaagttgaaatcagaaatttcaACAAAAGAATCAGATTTAAGGCAATGGACTGTAAAA TATTCCAATTTAGAGTTCAAATTATTAGACCAACAAAAAGACCATTTATTACAAATTGATTCGTTGAATGAGCAACTATCAgtcttaaaacatttaaaagataaaCCAAAAGAAGATTTGCCAGTGAATTTAAATGAAAGTATTATAACAGAATTAAAAACTGAGTTAGATGAGAAAAAg gaaaAATATGAAGAGAtgcaaaatatgataaacaatcaagaaattattattatggagttAGAACATTCAAAAAGTAGAGCTATCGAAGAATTAgaagaactaaaaataaaagttggaTTTAAAACTGATCAATTAAATGAATGGAAGCAAAAATATGAA ACATTGCAAGAAGAATGTGAAATGCTTAGACTGCAACTCAAtagtataaataacttaaatgatCATAATAAAAGAGGAAATTCATTGTTTGCTGAAGTTGATGACAAAAGACAAGCATTGACAGCCGAGCTGGAAATGAAAAGGGAAAAATATGaaactttgaaaaaatgtttatcaaaagCAAACCATGAAAACAATCAAATGaag aTGGAAATGATGAGATTAGAAAAACAGTTGTTAGAAACCGAAAGAAATGATGATTTAGAAAAATCGACGTTGATCCAAAGTTATAAAAATCGTATAAGC gattTAGAAGCCAAAATAAGAGAATTAGATAAAAGACCAGAGACTCCACAAGTATTGAAGATAGACAATTTAAGCAATGATGGCATGAATGTTGTACTTCAAATTGTGTCTGATGTCCG aaaagagAAGAAAGCTTTGGAAGAAGAAATGAATAGAAGGTCAGTCAGGGATATGGAAGCTCGACAACAATGTTTTAAAGGAGAATGTGAAATTCGACAGCTTAAGAAAGAGATGAGAAGAGACAAATTGCAACTAAAAGAATTAGAACAACAAATTTCTGTATTGAAATCTAAAT TGTCAACATCCAAGGAAAACATTGATGAAGATAAACGTATAGCAACAAAAGGGGTACGTTTTCACAACAACTGTAAGAATGAAGACGGAGGCCCTTCAATGaaactagtaaaaaaaattccacaACAAGCTGTTTTGAACACAATTGTTTGTCCAAAATTTgaagaattataa
- the LOC100160372 gene encoding rho guanine nucleotide exchange factor 10, giving the protein MASRDKQSQYVDGRRTCPRYSGPASSNGDYAYAYYEHGPHGSKPHACSKHSYINRYGREENIYEEIGTSKLDEEVRYVHSKHLQVLDELNLSMEAMIMPDNGACLNNNGSSGLNLGTSRDGSPVNLSVDSGVACDASSCGTNSLSRPRKSHFSTKRFWNKMPTLISPSPSKTSLPDESVRWRQNSWDEVTQSTTINERHTPSQKSSSSDRDPELSSEEESNKSYETRNNVSKTLRWTKNPPSPDPPSSPGLLSRWFSLRRCSQYDLDVRPNSKMPLLPEVEEDCFSRRLIPPSLPPAPPDISEQELRRRYIVDDIVRSENSYLATLHRLVNDYKKPLEQSMPSILSQSKISILFHRVPEILQCHTLFRIALAEAVANWDRDHRIGDVFVGSFSKAIVLDIYSGFINNFLNAMELAKTETKRKASLAEFFKNRQEASHDRLSFYSLMVKPVQRFPQFILFLQDLLHNTGYGHPDRMSLQLALTQLESLAEMLNERKRESEQAQAFKEMLKSVSSKLAVRPIADSNRCLLRQDDVTQIEINHGEVIGKCKPRRLLLLNDLLVCVSVNNKDDSNNTSQKRLTFKWSFPIAEIQVIDTLSLPSVSRTIAGSAASHNSITTDNLCNEMNHLMHDYQVISRIVELASTLKGTYLDLAPDHLKGVLNAIQCEVQYKGDQVAWMDSCCLQLFINRQGYTFQMENPDLRKGWITELRLARLALDPNNSPAWEVPDQELMRPMTKMPLFVGAHPITSSSKQAEVTCGCFYSSGCGKFSYLWVCTTNIPMNTHIAIMSVNNTCILKQITTLDLPQTIVTAIEYVRASDTVWMGTNHKSILIFNTADMSEEASISLPGEDESLRVTAIKHHCDTVFVALSNGSLLLYRRGNQSKEPEIVVLGPDAPITCILPINLSLYVACGKQVFVMSAITGELQKNFTIHHGKNVNLLAHSGVGLWLSLMNSTTVCLYHTETFKHLQDINIASNVIRLKGTATPVNVTALMACKGLLWVGTDAGISLTVPLPRLEGVPIISGKVNVSYHGHTGPISILVPLQDPPTVLKRPPSKTLASDIYDLYGRLMCVKDYDKNEDALNSSRWSLRSTDESSAVQHARSSDVSKKDFTLVTVSCGRGYVNYQQPCCSTIENNAYIILWEIKL; this is encoded by the exons ATGGCATCTAGAGATAAACAATCACAATATGTTGATGGTCGACGTACCTGTCCTCGGTACAGTGGACCAGCTTCCAGCAATGGTGACTATGCTTATGCATATTATGAGCATGGTCCTCATGGGTCTAAGCCACATGCGTGTTCAAAACATAGTTATATCAACCGATATGGACGTGAAGAGAACATATATGAAGAGATTGGAACATCCAAACTTGATGAGGAAGTTAGATATGTCCATTCAAAACATTTACAA gttttggatgaattaaatttatcaatggAAGCAATGATAATGCCTGACAATGGTGCATGTTTAAACAATAATGGTTCATCTGGCCTTAATTTAGGAACTTCAAGAGATGGTTCACCTGTGAATTTGAGTGTAGATAGTGGGGTTGCTTGTGATGCTAGCAGTTGTGGCACAAATAGCTTAAGCCGGCCTCGTAAATCTCATTTTAGCACAAAACGGTTTTGGAATAAAATGCCTACATTAATTTCACCCAGTCCAAGTAAAACATCACTTCCAg aTGAGTCAGTGCGATGGCGACAAAATTCATGGGATGAAGTAACACAGTCAACCACTATTAATGAGCGCCACACTCCTTCACAAAAAAGTTCAAGTTCTGACAGAGATCCAGAACTTTCATCTGAAGAAGAAAGTAACAA GAGTTATGAAACGAGAAACAATGTTTCTAAAACATTGAGATGGACAAAGAACCCTCCATCTCCAGATCCACCTTCTAGTCCTGGCTTATTATCGAGGTGGTTTTCATTAAGAAGATGCTCACAATATGATCTAGATGTTCGGCCAAATAGCAAAATGCCTTTATTACCagag GTCGAAGAAGACTGTTTTTCTAGGCGACTTATTCCACCAAGTCTTCCACCAGCACCTCCTGATATTTCTGAACAAGAACTAAGACGTAGATATATTGTTGATGATATAGTGAGAAGTGAAAATTCTTACTTAGCTACTCTTCATAGACTTGTGAAT gATTACAAAAAGCCTCTAGAACAAAGTATGCCATCAATTTTAAGTCAGTCAAAAATTTCAATACTATTTCATCGAGTTCCAGAGATACTTCAGTGTCATACACTATTTAGAATAGCGTTAGCTGAAGCTGTTGCAAATTGGGATCGTGATCATAGAATTGGTGATGTTTTTGTTGGATCTTTTAGTAAAGCAATTGTATTGGATATATATAGTGggtttattaacaattttttaaatgcaatggAATTGGCAAAAACTGAAACCAAAAGAAAAGCATCTCTTGCAGAATTTTTTAAG AATCGACAAGAGGCATCCCATGACCGTCTTTCATTTTATAGCTTAATGGTTAAACCTGTACAACGATTTCCACAGTTCATTCTTTTCCTACAG gatttattacataatacaggTTATGGTCATCCTGATAGAATGTCTTTACAGTTAGCATTAACTCAATTGGAATCATTAGCAGAAATGCTCAATGAGAGGAAACGTGAAAGTGAGCAAGCTCAAGCATTCAAAGAAATGTTAAAATCTGTGTCTAGTAAGTTAGCAGTTCGTCCAATAGCAGACAGCAACAGATGTCTTCTAAGACAAGATGACGTTACTCAAATA gaAATTAATCATGGAGAGGTCATTGGAAAATGTAAACCTCGACGTTTGTTATTACTAAATGATTTGCTTGTATGTGTCTCTGTAAATAACAAAGACGATTCCAATAACACATCACAAAAAAGATTAACGTTCAAATGGAGTTTTCCAATTGCTGAAATTCAA gtgATTGACACATTGTCATTACCTAGTGTTTCACGTACAATCGCTGGTAGTGCAGCATCACATAATAGTATCACAACAGACAATTTATGTAATGAAATGAACCATCTAATGCATGATTATCAAGTAATCAGTCGTATTGTGGAATTAGCGTCAACATTAAAAGGCACATATTTG gaTCTTGCTCCAGATCATTTAAAAGGAGTCTTAAATGCAATACAGTGTGAAGTGCAATATAAAGGAGATCAGGTAGCATGGATGGATTCCTGTTGTCTCCAGTTATTTATAAACCGTCAAGGATACACTTTTCAAATGGAAAATCCTGATTTACGTAAAGGGTGGATCACTG aaTTAAGGCTTGCACGCTTGGCTCTCGATCCAAATAATTCTCCAGCTTGGGAAGTTCCTGACCAGGAGTTGATGCGCCCAATGACAAAAATGCCTCTATTCGTAGGTGCTCATCCCATAACTTCGTCTAGCAAACAAGCAgag GTGACTTGTGGATGTTTTTATTCTTCTGGCTGTGgtaaattttcttatttgtgGGTGTGCACTACAAATATTCCAATGAATACGCATATAGCCATAATGTCTGTTAATAATACTTgcattctaaaacaaattacaacatTAGACTTGCCACAAACCATTGTAACCGCTATAGAGTATGTTAGAGCCTCTGATACAGTTTGGATGGGTACAAATCATAAAAG tattttgatttttaatactgCTGACATGTCAGAAGAAGCAAGTATTTCATTACCGGGTGAAGATGAGAGTCTCAGAGTCACAGCAATCAAACATCACTGTGATACTGTGTTTGTAGCTTTATCAAATGGCTCATTGCTTCTTTATAGAAGAGGTAACCAGTCCAAAGAACCAGAGATTGTAGTTTTGGGTCCTGATGCACCTATAAcatgtatattacctattaatttatcattatatgtgGCATGTGGAAAACAAGTGTTTGTTATGAGTGCCATCACCGGAGAActtcaa aaaaattttacCATTCATCACGGAAAAAATGTCAATCTTTTGGCTCATTCTGGTGTTGGACTTTGGCTTTCGTTAATGAATTCAACAACTGTTTGTTTGTACCACActgaaacatttaaacatttacag GACATTAATATTGCATCAAATGTTATAAGATTAAAAGGCACTGCTACACCAGTTAATGTTACTGCACTTATGGCCTGTAAAGGTCTCCTGTGGGTTGGAACTGATGCTGGTATTAGCTTAACAGTTCCATTGCCTCGTTTAGAAGGTGTACCTATAATCAGTGGCAAAGTAAATGTTTCTTATCATGGGCATACTGGTCCGATATCTATTTTGGTGCCATTACAAGATCCACCTACTGTTCTGAAACGCCCACCTTCAAAAACATTAGCTAGTGATATCTATGATTTGTACGGTCGGTTAATGTGTGTCAAAGACTACGATAAAAATGAAGACGCTTTAAATTCAAGTCGATGGTCCTTGCGATCAACTGATGAATCATCAGCAGTACAACATGCCAGATCGTCGGATGTGTCAAAAAAAGATTTCACTTTAGTGACCGTGTCTTGTGGACGTGGTTATGTCAATTATCAGCAACCGTGTTGTTCAACCATTGAAAATAATGCCTACATAATACTTTGGGAGATTAAGTTATAA